In Paraburkholderia aromaticivorans, a single window of DNA contains:
- a CDS encoding IS6 family transposase, whose amino-acid sequence MKSLEELFAGRHFDRDVIILCVRWYLRYKLSLRDLVEMMAERGLSLARTTILRWVRRFAPEFVKRWNRFCRPTGQSWRVDETYLKLRGKWVYLYRAVDRAGQTVDFMLSARRDVKAAKAFFRKAIKHQGQPPKTITLDGYAASHRAVREMKADGLLPEDTKVGSSKYLNNLVEQDHRNIKSRTKVMLGFKRFRNAAITLSGIELVHRIRKGQFSLAKLRLKDTAAPANWMAVLSV is encoded by the coding sequence CTGAAGAGTCTGGAGGAACTGTTCGCGGGCCGTCATTTTGACCGCGATGTGATCATTCTGTGTGTTCGCTGGTACCTGCGCTACAAGCTTAGCCTGCGCGATCTGGTCGAGATGATGGCGGAACGGGGTCTGTCGCTGGCGCGCACGACGATCCTGCGCTGGGTGCGTCGCTTTGCGCCGGAATTCGTCAAACGGTGGAACCGCTTTTGCAGGCCCACCGGCCAGTCGTGGCGTGTCGACGAGACTTACCTCAAGCTGCGCGGCAAGTGGGTTTATCTTTATCGGGCGGTGGATCGGGCTGGTCAGACGGTCGACTTCATGCTCAGCGCCAGGCGCGACGTGAAGGCGGCAAAAGCGTTTTTCAGGAAGGCAATCAAACATCAAGGCCAGCCACCGAAGACCATCACGCTTGATGGCTACGCCGCCTCGCACCGCGCCGTGCGCGAGATGAAGGCTGATGGCTTGCTGCCGGAGGACACGAAGGTCGGATCCTCGAAATATCTCAATAATCTGGTCGAGCAGGACCACCGCAACATCAAGTCCCGGACGAAAGTCATGCTTGGCTTCAAACGTTTCCGGAACGCAGCGATCACTCTCTCAGGTATTGAACTGGTACATCGCATTCGCAAGGGCCAATTCAGCCTCGCGAAACTCCGCCTCAAAGATACCGCTGCGCCCGCTAACTGGATGGCCGTCCTGTCTGTCTGA
- a CDS encoding Lrp/AsnC family transcriptional regulator, whose amino-acid sequence MVSSTELDAIDRKILKELQEDARLTNVELASRVNLSPSPCLARVKAMEQCNIIRRRVTLLDPGAAGLNLSVFIDVSLENQRREGLDEFERAVVALPSIVECYLMTGDADHLLRVLVRDTQALERLIVDELTRIPNVRSIRSSVALKQVMYSTAISVT is encoded by the coding sequence ATGGTGTCTTCAACAGAACTCGATGCGATCGATCGCAAAATACTCAAGGAACTGCAGGAGGACGCGCGTCTAACCAACGTAGAGCTTGCCTCGCGAGTCAATCTGTCGCCGTCTCCCTGTCTGGCTCGGGTGAAGGCAATGGAGCAGTGCAACATTATCCGCCGGCGCGTGACCCTCCTGGATCCGGGCGCAGCGGGATTGAACCTAAGCGTGTTCATCGATGTGTCGCTCGAGAATCAACGGCGCGAGGGACTGGACGAATTTGAACGCGCCGTTGTCGCGCTGCCGAGCATCGTGGAGTGTTACCTGATGACGGGCGACGCGGATCACCTGTTACGGGTTCTCGTACGGGATACACAGGCGCTCGAGCGCCTCATCGTCGATGAACTCACAAGGATCCCGAACGTCCGGAGCATCCGCTCCAGCGTCGCGCTCAAGCAGGTCATGTATTCAACTGCGATTTCCGTCACTTGA